CGAGCGGCAGCCAGCCCTGCGGCCCGCCACCCCCCACACCATCACCCTGCAGCCCTCGTCCTTCAGGAACCTGCGCCTCCCCAAGAGGCTGCGGGTCATCTACTTCTTCGCCAGGACCCGGCTGGCCCAGAGGCTCATCATGGTAGGCGGCATGGTGTTTGCTCTCTCAGGTCCCGCTGGCCCAACCCAAACAGgcttccaggggaaaaaaatcaaaaaaaaagctcGACATTTTCACACATCCTTGTTCCCCTGCGAGGCTTACACCCCCCCACGGTAAATAATACAAGAAGTACTTCCCTCAGAACATCCCTCTGCATACATTAGCTGCAGGGCTTTGCTGTCTGCTTGATGTTTAGGAGGTAGTAGGCAATTTTCTGCTATTTGCTCTGAGATACCTCTGTATAAGCAGATTTTCAAGGACTGTACGAGTGGAAAGAGAAGGTATTTACAGAGCAGAAGTCATATTTGTCCCTGCAGGCGATATGGAAGGAAGGCACGGAGATATTTCTCTGCATGAGAGACTaattctttcccttttgcaAGTGTAACTGTAATAGTGACACCAGTTCCTGCCCCTCCTTGTCCCCCATAGATGGTAGTGCAGTCACCACCATCAGGCTGGGTCGGAGAGCTCACAAAGTGGTGCTCAGGTTTTGGGCACGCCGTGCAGCCTCTCCCGGTCACCGTGAAGGATAAGGATCTGCCTGGAGCAGGACCCTAACCGAGGGCAGGGTGCTCCCCTCGCTGGGGTGCTGCTGATCAGCTCAGCCAGCTGGCGAGGGGGTGGGGGCAGCGAGCAGAAGGCCGAGCACTAAATGGGCTTGTCTCCTCGCTCCTCGTGTAGGCCGGGACGGTGATCTGGATCGGAATCCTGGTCTATACGGACCCTGCTGGTCTCCGCACCTACCTCACCTCGCAGGTCACTGAACAGAGCCCCTTGGGTGAAGCGGGTCTGCCTCCTATGCCTGTTCCTGGAGGGGTCCTGCCTGCTGGCGACCCCAAGATCGATCTCTCGGTCTTCCCGGCGGACCCTATGCAGCTGTCAGAAAACCAGACGCAGCAGCGGGAGCAGAAGTCAGCGCTGGATTCCCTGAGCAGGCTGGAGACGAACCAGCACAGTTGGGCCCAAGGACCAGAGGGCAAAGGGAACGGACAGACAGAGCTTGGGACTGAGGCAGAGGTTACCTGGGGAGCGGAGGATGAAGAGATCTGGAGGAAGCTTTCCTTCAGACACTGGCCATCCCTCTTCAGCTATTACAATATCACCCTGGCCAAAAGGTAAGTGGGCCGGCACCGAGGGCCCCAGGCACTTTGAATTCCCCGTGGAAATGAGTCCAAGCGTTCgtctttttttctgcccttcaTCCTCCCGAGTTCGATAATTTGTGCTCCACGCAGCTTACTCCAAAAGGGTCCTGAGGAGCAACCCATTAAAGCAGGCTCTCCTGGGGTGCAGAGGTACCAAACTGTGCTGGACCGCTCCTCTGAGAAGAAGggctgtgtttcttttttgtgttcTCGGGTGTATTTCTTGCTTGTTACCCTCATCCTAGATTGTATTTTTTGGAGGTGACAAGCTCAGATGACATGTATGATTGTCTGTACGTGATGGGGATGGTACATGTGAGGAATAGAGACACACGAGCCGAACAAACTTATCGGTGATATCTTCTGACCTACAGTGTACAGGAAGCCAGACCAGATCGTTTTATCTTTACTTAAATCAGTGTGACCCTTCTGATCTCATCGGTGGCTCCACCGGTGGCAGCCTGTCCTGGCTGCTGGTGAGAAGTCGAGCtgagtttggggtttttgtctttctgtgtttgctgttcCTAAGCTGTTCTTATCTCCATCCCTTCAGATACATCAGCATCCTTCCAGCCATCCCGGTCACGCTGTACCTGAACCCACAAGAGGCCTTAGAAGTGCGGCACCCCCAGGAGGCCAACCGCTACCACCCTTTCCTAGCTTCAAGCAGTGAGAAGCTGGGTGCTGCCGCTCAGCCTGACCAAGCCTCATCCAAGCTGCAGGGGCACCGGGATGTCACCCTGTACAAGTAAGAGTCCTTGACACAGCCTTCCGACCATGCCCCAGCTCTCTGGAGACACAGGTTGCTCTTTGGCTGCTTGGCTCTTCTCCTtgtggggaaaaagggaaaaaaaaaaaaaaagtgtaccgCAGAAATGTGATACACGTGCAAGTGCTCACTGCCATACACCGACCGGTGCACAGCTAGTCGTGCATATTGAGGATTTAGCTTCGTTGTAGTTTAAGTGGATGGTTTTAACAGTGATGTTAAAACTGTTACTCCTAGCACCACACATTATGGGGTGTATCAGCGGGAAACAGGAATTCTTCTTTGGGAATAAATGCCATGATTCAACCGTGCTCTACTGGGTGTTAGATCAATCTCCCATGCAAGCAGAGAACTTCCTTTCCTACTGAGGAGACAAGCTCCCAGCTTGCCACCTGAATCTGCATTCTCCTTGGGCTGTGTTGAACACACTTTATATTACCCTGATCCCcacatagcatttttttttctgtcttaactGTGTGTTCTTCTTATGGACAAGtctgaaaatgtcattaaaatcaacattttcctgtaaaaaaaaaaatcctttaataCTCCAGAAATCACTACAGCTTGTTGGAagtttttctcagctgaaaacttTGGACTTTTGGCATGTGTCTGCAGTGTTTCGAACGCTGCCCACGAACTGGTGATGGGATCTTGATCTCACCTTCTGGTCTCTTTGTGCCTCTCTCCCCACAGGGTGGCTGCGCTGGGTCTGGCCTCGGGCATTATCCTCGTCCTCCTGCTCTTCTGCCTGTACAAGGTGTTCTGCCCCAAGAACTACGGGCAGAACGGGCTGTcccacagcaggaggaagaggggcGACCTGCCCTGCGATGACTACGGTTACTCCCCGCCCGAGACCGAGATCGTGCCCTTGGTTCTCAGGGGCCACCTCATGGTAGGTTGGACAGGTGCAGTCGTTGTGAGAACGGCAGTTTAGTGACTTGTGCCACacatctttaattttctttcttttacttaaaTAACGGCCCTCGTGAAAGACAGGCTAGTTGTGTAGTCTGGCTGTAACACAGCCTTGGAGGTAAAAGGCAGAGGCAAAGCTGTACGGGTACATTGTGGGGTCTCGTAGCACGAAGTCACGTGTAGgactttcccatttcttcccGGAACTTGCTCTGAGTTGTTTGCAGTCACTGTTATTCCTTCCACTGTGTAGCCAACTGCTGACTTTATTGGCTGGGCAGATCCAGCTTTCCTTGCTGGGGTAGCTCTACGTTCCTGATGCTTAATGCCTActgaatctctttttttttctgctttcccaaaAGCTAGTGGGTAGGTTTGAGCTGTCAAATATTGTTTGCAGTGCTAAAAGCATCCCTGGGTGTCCACAGAAGTGCACTGCGGCTCAGCTCACTCATTTTTCTTGAGGCAAAAGATTCTTCTCCCCCTTGTGAAATGGAATAAAGCGCTCAGCCCCCCATCAGACGGAGTGTGAACGGACACACTGCGCAGCGTCTTCCAGATGAGCTGCACCTCTGTCCCTGTGGAGCCTTTGTCTGCTGGGTGCCATTTTGTTTCACAGACTGCAGCGTTTGCCTTTGTTTTGGgtgtccctgcagctcctgtcaGTATATGTTCCCACTGGATCGTCCGGGGCTACAGAGACAGCTGATCCTACGTCTCTTTGGGCTGCGCTTTgtcagggaaggggaaggcagaTGGAGTCTGGTGTGCTTGCGGCAGTCTAGTGCACAGCCAGGACTTCAGGCAAAGTGTCTTTTTTCTCAGAGTATCCAGAGGTTGCTAAGCCAGCCGTGTAGTTTGGATGGGAAATTTATCATCTGTGTAGTTTCTCAGCCATGCGCACGGTGATTGTGAGAGTCCGGAGGCCTTGCTGGTGCTCCGTGCTCAGCTGTGCTCGTGCTTCCTTCCCAGGACATCGAATGTCTGGCTAGCGACGGGATGCTGCTCgtcagctgctgcctggtgggCCAGATCCGTGTGTGGGACGCTCAGACCGGAGACTGCCTCACCGTTATTCCCAAACCGAGGTGCGTGCTGTCTGTGCGGTCGCTCGCCAGCCGGCGCAACCCCCTCTGGAAGAAATCAGCAGCCACAGTCCTTGGGGCAGTCTTAATCCCTGCCACCACCACGCTTGTGCACACTAATTCTTGCTGTCTTTGTGGCGTGCCAGCACTTTGCTGCCTCggcatccctgtccccatcccaagCCCTCTGACTCAGTGAAGACGGGAGCGCCGACCTCCTGTTCCTCTCTTCCAGGTTGCGAAGGGACAGCAGCGGCATTTTTGATTACCAGGAAAGCTGGGATCACAGCCCGGATGGCAAGAACAGTCTGGACGACTCCTTTGAGAACAGCCACCAGCTCAAGAGGATGCTCAGCCCGCCCCAGCCTCCCCTCTTCTGTGACCAGCCGGACCTCACGTCCCTCATCGACACCAACTTCTCCGAGCAGGTGAAGGTGCCCGAGTCGGAGACGCGGCTCCGGGCTGTGGGCGGTCGCCAGAAGGAGGCTGGTTACGACTTCAGCAGCCTGGTTGGCAAAGTGTACGAAGAGCACAGCACCTCAAACTGCATGAACTTCGCCGGCCTGCCCGCCCCGCACGGCCAGGCTGGGTTCTGCGCCGGCACCGGCAGCCCCCGGTCCCTGGGCTGCGGCGGCgaggagggaggctgcagcagccgcaGGAGGAGCCTGGGGGACGAGTCTTTTACGGGCTTTGACAAGTCATCGCCGCTTCCTTCCTGGGGAGGAGACTTGGAGAGCTCTGTCTGGAGCCTGGACCTGCAGGGGAACCTCATCGTGGCCGGCCGCAGTAACGGGAAGCTGGAGGTAAGGGGCAGGGCTCCCTGCCAGCCCGGCACTGGGGGCCTGCGGCGTGCGGTGGCCCTGcggggctgctgccaggggcaCAGGTCAGGACAGGTCCCATTCCTCTTCTGCACCGAGCACCTCGGTGCTTCAGCTTAGTTCTCTTTTAGAACAAAACAGGAATTGTGGTATAGTGCCTTTTGCCACCTAAAACAGGTTTTCTGAAGTACTTGAAAGAAATTCTCCTTTATCAGTACTTTGCTCgtcttcttttcttgttcttcagtGTTGACGTACTTCATTTCAAAGGAGGTTCTTagtataaggaaaaaaatgcctcagTGTTAAATAATAGCAGCGCTCTTTAAGGCTGAAGAAGCTTAAAGACTGCCACGTCGTTAGGTAGCGTTACTCGTCAACCATGAgcaaagaaagatgagaaagatGAGAACTCGACAGGAATGGCACAGGTTTTGAAGCAAGCTTTGATTGGAAATGTCCATCTCCAATgagaagctttcagaaatagTTCAATTCGAGTTTGGTTTTTGGAAgttaaatcagaatttttccttctggatgACAGCAGCCTGCCCTGCGGCCAGGGGATGCGTGCGGCACGGTGCAGGCCTGCGGCCGCGCGGTTTCACTGCTGTGAAGGCGCAGGGGcctcctgctggggctcacGCAGGAACTCTTCCCCCTCTCAGGTGTGGGACGCCATCGAGGGCACCCTCCGCAGCAGTAACGAGGAAAGTCAATCTGGCATCACGGCGCTTGTGTTCCTGAACAACAGGTAGTTGTGTCGGTGCTTGGTGGTCCCCACGGGGAGGAGAACGTGGTGTAAGCTGGGATCCCTGCCCTGGCACTCTGCTGCCGTGGCCTGACTCTGCTGGGAAGTCGGGGAAGCTTCCTTCCACGTGTCCACCTCCTGTAGAGCGTGGTGGGGCGAGGTGTCCTGGGCCCCACGCTCCGGGGCTGTTCCAGCAGCCACTTTTTTTTATACGTGTGTACTCAGTCTTTCTGGTGGCTGAGTATCCGGAATAATTGTGAGAGCTGATGCCTTTGGGTCACCAGTTTCTCTTCAGACCTGTTTGCTGTTATTCAGGAGGCTTTTCCATCTGCTGGTTTATTCTGTGGCCTGAGCTCGACACAATGTCCAAGTCCCCTTCCTTGCCATCAGCAGTGGCTCCTCACAGGGGGGCCGACATAGTTTGGTCCTGGGGCTCCTCGCCCTGTGAGGGCTGCTCTTCACCTGTGTGCATTTCTCCCCCAGGATTGTTGCTGCCCGGCTGAATGGCTCTCTAGATTTCTTTTTGCTAGAAACACACACGTCCTTCAAGCACCTGCTGTTCCGAGGTAAGCAGGCATCTCACACCCCGTTCGTGAGCTTTTGTGATCATGCTCCGCTCCAAAAATCCCTGTGTTGCAGGATGCCAAACCAGATGTTGTGCAGAAGCGAAGAATAATTTGGGAATTCCCTGTGGAGCTAAAGCGTTTGGAGTGCTGGTTTTCTCCAGTGCCTAAGTCTGGAGGGTGGGGGACGCGTTCTGGTGTCAGCTCTTCCCTGCGCCTCTTTCCTCTCCCACCTCTCACTTATTTGCTCACGCAGCAaggtctggttttgtttgcacAGCACGTAGCCCCACGCAGCCAGGAGGTAGCGTGGGGCTTCGGCACAGCCACGacacacacacattaaaatACCAGCGGTGGCaaccagcagtgctggggctcaTTTGGTTCTGGAGTGGCTTGGAATGGCGAGAAGCCCCGGTCTTACTCAGAGGGAGTGCTTTCATTCCCCGGGGGGCTGCCCTGGGGTCTGCGTGCCCTCTGGAAGAGGAGCAGACCATGCACAGAGTCTTGCCTCTGTTATCTCTCGAGAACAATCACAGCGCTCTTGGGCTTCAGGGATCTGTCTTGCCAAAGTTGTAGGGCGCTGATTCACAAAggggagctctgctgctgagcaccctgTTTGAGACACTCgctctgttttttccttgtatcCCAGGACGGTTTGGGTTGGCaggacctcaaagcccacccagttccaacccctgccgtgggcagggtccccttccaccagaccagctTGCTCAAAGGTGCTGCCTTGCTTAAGCAGCTGTAGCTACTGCTGGCGTCAGccagggtgctgagcagtgcaggggctCTTTGGAGGACCAGGCTCAAGTTCTCCCCGAGTTCAGCACCGAGGCATCCCTGATTTGGCCTCTCTGGGTGATGCTGGGCACTTACCCCGGGGCTCAGGGCTGCGTCTGCTGCCGTGAGCACTCAGCTCTGCGTTTTGCCGCAGGAGCCCCgagcagaagcagcatcccGTCCTCCCCCGTGTTCAGCAGCAGCGACATCATCATGTGTCAGCTCACCCACACCGTGTCCTGCGCCCACCAGAAGCCGATCACGGCGCTGAAGGCCGCAGCCGGACGCCTGGTCACGGGCAGCCAGGACCACACGCTGAGGGTAAGGCTTCCCGCGCGGCCGCTGTACGTTGTGGGGGCGCAGCAGGCACGCCTGTATGTGCAGGGAGGTAGAGGAGTGTTGGGGATGGTTGGTGGAGGCCAGTCCAGTgcactcctgcagctcccagctgtaCTTGTCTGCCTGGACCTGGCTCCTCAGTGGCGTAAGGTCAAAGCCCTGTGCAAGGTGTCTTCCTAAACAGAGCAGAGATCCTCCTGCCTGAGGGCAGAGCGACTTCATAAGTAGCAAGGTCTGGGTTCTGGGTATTTGTCTTCCCCTCGTCCTTTCCAGCAGTAGCTGTCCCTTCTGCCATGCACGTTGTCCCCCTGCCCCGACACTGCCCGACGGGCATCGccctcttcccctgcagcagcacccagtgAGCTCGCTGCCCTGCTGCCGTGAGGGGGGATGGCAGTGAGGAGGGCGAcctgagagctgctgcttcgTTAGCAAGAGCGCGAGGGACGTTCACGTCTGCCCTTCTGCCCTGCAGGTGTTCCGGCTCGAAGACTCGTGCTGTCTGTTCACGCTGCAGGGCCACTCAGGAGCCATCACGGCTGTGTACATGGATCAGGTAAGGCCCGGCTGGAAGAACAGCCtttatttaagatttattttagcCAGAGGGACCCAGCTGCGACCCTCTTCTGGTCTGTGCTTGGAGAAGTTGGGGTGCACTTCCCGAGGGGGCAGAGGGTTCGCCGGCCCCTGCAGCGGTGCGCTCACCAGCTGCTGTGCAAGCTGGGGCATcgctctcctgccctgctcgCTGCAAGCAGAGCAGTCCCCGGACACGGTTTGTCCCCGCCCTGTCTGCAGCAGGAATGCCCCATTCCTGTGAGCCTCagaaggcagagccaggagcatGAGGCTGAAACTGGCCCAGGAAATATTCTCCGCCCTGTGACTATCTGCCTTCCTGGGGACCGACCTTCTCCTGGAGGCGGCTCGTAGGTTTTTGCTGCTCTGACATTACCCCCAGCGCATCCTGCTCTAACGCACGTACAGAAGCAGTGAAAACGCTGAGCCAGCAGTTCAGATTTCTCTCCCACGCTTTCCTTTGGCAGCCCAGGATCGTGCCCAGAGCGCTGGCAGCGCATGCATATAGGATCAGCCTGCGTGTTCAGCGCcctcccggggccg
The genomic region above belongs to Cygnus atratus isolate AKBS03 ecotype Queensland, Australia chromosome 2, CAtr_DNAZoo_HiC_assembly, whole genome shotgun sequence and contains:
- the SCAP gene encoding sterol regulatory element-binding protein cleavage-activating protein, giving the protein MTLTEKLRERISRAFYSHGLLCASYPIPIILFTGLCILACCYPLLKLPLPGTGPVEYSTPVKDYFPPSPDPVLQQGDLSERPDWYVGAPVAYIQQIFVKATVSPWQKNFLAVDVFRSPLSRVFQLVEEIRNHALRDSSGVKSLEEVCLQVTDLLPGLKKLRNLLPEHGCLLLSPGNFWQNDRERFNADPDIIKTIHQHEPKTLQTSATLKDLLFGLPGKYSGVNLYNRKRVVSYTVTLGLQRYDSRFLSSLRSRLKLLHPSPNCTLREENIVHVHFKEEIGIAELIPLVTTYIILFAYIYFSTRKIDMVKSKWGLALAAVVTVLSSLLMSVGLCTLFGLTPTLNGGEIFPYLVVVIGLENVLVLTKSVVSTPVDLEVKLRIAQGLSNESWSIMKNMATELGIILIGYFTLVPAIQEFCLFAVVGLVSDFFLQMFFFTTVLSIDIRRMELADLNKRLPAEACLPPAKAVSRSQRYERQPALRPATPHTITLQPSSFRNLRLPKRLRVIYFFARTRLAQRLIMAGTVIWIGILVYTDPAGLRTYLTSQVTEQSPLGEAGLPPMPVPGGVLPAGDPKIDLSVFPADPMQLSENQTQQREQKSALDSLSRLETNQHSWAQGPEGKGNGQTELGTEAEVTWGAEDEEIWRKLSFRHWPSLFSYYNITLAKRYISILPAIPVTLYLNPQEALEVRHPQEANRYHPFLASSSEKLGAAAQPDQASSKLQGHRDVTLYKVAALGLASGIILVLLLFCLYKVFCPKNYGQNGLSHSRRKRGDLPCDDYGYSPPETEIVPLVLRGHLMDIECLASDGMLLVSCCLVGQIRVWDAQTGDCLTVIPKPRLRRDSSGIFDYQESWDHSPDGKNSLDDSFENSHQLKRMLSPPQPPLFCDQPDLTSLIDTNFSEQVKVPESETRLRAVGGRQKEAGYDFSSLVGKVYEEHSTSNCMNFAGLPAPHGQAGFCAGTGSPRSLGCGGEEGGCSSRRRSLGDESFTGFDKSSPLPSWGGDLESSVWSLDLQGNLIVAGRSNGKLEVWDAIEGTLRSSNEESQSGITALVFLNNRIVAARLNGSLDFFLLETHTSFKHLLFRGAPSRSSIPSSPVFSSSDIIMCQLTHTVSCAHQKPITALKAAAGRLVTGSQDHTLRVFRLEDSCCLFTLQGHSGAITAVYMDQTMVLASGGQDGAICLWDVLTGSKVSHMYAHRGDVTSLTCTTSCVISSGLDDVISIWDRSSGIKLYSIQQEMGCGASLGVISDNLLVTGGQGCVSFWDIGYGDLLQTVYLGKSNESQPARQILVLENAAIVCNFGSELSLVYVPSVLEKLD